From a single Micromonospora pallida genomic region:
- a CDS encoding STM4015 family protein: protein MISSHASSFAGLPVVPFTPGMSLPADPSAVAWRLEVEDFEAEPEEFAALVAAFREQVPPAAVRAVVIGEWGTAYEQELPVELLVDAAAEWTGLRAVFLADLVSEQCEISWLTLTDITPLLTAYPTLEVLWVRGGNGLTLTPMRHDGLRELRFESGGLPGALVRAVGESTLPALERLDVWLGRSDYGGDTTVEDLAPLLAGAGLPALRHLAVCNGESQDAVVAAVADAAVVPRLAVLDLSMGVLTDQGVDALLAGQPLTHLRRLDLHHHFLSEEAQRRVVDALPGVEVDLSDAQKASVYDGREYRFTAVGE from the coding sequence GTGATCAGTTCGCACGCGTCGTCGTTCGCCGGCTTACCGGTGGTGCCGTTCACACCGGGGATGAGCCTGCCGGCGGACCCGTCGGCGGTGGCCTGGCGGCTGGAGGTCGAGGACTTCGAGGCCGAGCCGGAGGAGTTCGCCGCCCTCGTGGCGGCGTTCCGTGAGCAGGTGCCTCCGGCGGCGGTCCGGGCCGTCGTGATCGGCGAGTGGGGCACCGCGTACGAACAGGAACTGCCGGTCGAACTGCTGGTCGACGCGGCGGCCGAGTGGACCGGGCTGCGGGCGGTCTTCCTCGCCGACCTGGTCTCCGAGCAGTGCGAGATCTCCTGGCTGACCCTGACCGACATCACCCCGCTGCTGACCGCCTACCCCACGTTGGAGGTGCTGTGGGTGCGCGGCGGCAACGGACTGACGCTGACCCCCATGCGCCACGACGGGCTGCGGGAGCTGCGCTTCGAGTCCGGTGGGCTGCCCGGGGCGCTGGTCCGGGCGGTGGGCGAGTCCACGCTGCCGGCCCTGGAACGGCTGGACGTCTGGCTCGGCCGGTCCGACTACGGCGGGGACACCACGGTCGAGGACCTGGCCCCGCTGCTGGCCGGCGCCGGCCTGCCGGCCCTGCGGCACCTGGCGGTGTGCAACGGCGAGTCGCAGGACGCGGTCGTCGCGGCGGTGGCCGACGCGGCGGTGGTCCCCCGGCTGGCGGTGCTCGACCTGTCCATGGGAGTGCTGACCGACCAGGGCGTGGATGCGCTGCTGGCCGGGCAGCCGTTGACCCACCTGCGACGGCTCGACCTGCACCACCACTTCCTCTCCGAGGAGGCGCAGCGGCGGGTGGTCGACGCGCTGCCGGGGGTCGAGGTCGACCTGTCGGACGCGCAGAAGGCGAGCGTCTACGACGGCCGGGAGTACCGGTTCACCGCGGTCGGGGAGTGA